The following proteins are encoded in a genomic region of Marasmius oreades isolate 03SP1 chromosome 10, whole genome shotgun sequence:
- a CDS encoding uncharacterized protein (MEROPS:MER0001944): MVLKLLASGLLVAAALLSSSVNAVKMSRSELHARQKAAAERLRTGPVSNTLATTLDSRAQVKNITFKNPKASQFFVDGTSIPEVDFDIGPSWSGLLPISSDPNETRKLFFWFFPPGPQGTLDDVIFWTNGGPGCSSLEGFLQENGPFQWGVGTAKPIVNEHSWTNLSSVLWVEQPVGTGFSQGKPNIRNEDDLAEQLVGFFNQFLDIFSELKGKKLYLSGESYAGAYVPYIANYIYEHPTELPGWDLQGIWIADPVLGLDALQEQVPAVNFVQKYENVFAFNQSFMAQLNATAASCGYTDYLNEHLVAPPIGPLPVPNSSRRCDVWDTIFDAALAVNPAFNIYRIFDTFPVLWDVLGFPGSFEQIQLPPVYFDREDVKKAIHAPLNVTWSECSDIDVFPKGDASDPSSWVVLPNVIEKSKRTVIAHGLADFILIAEGARLVIQNMTWGGLQGFQTAIKRDSFIVDGMGALGNAHTERNLTYIEVALSGHMIPQYSPLAAFQSMQYLMGFRDSV, from the exons ATGGTACTCAAATTGTTGGCTTCAGGACTCCTTGTAGCAGCCGCCCTGCTCTCCTCATCGGTTAATGCTGTGAAGATGtcgagaagcgagcttcatGCTCGCCAGAAAGCCGCAGCCGAACGGTTACGCACGGGACCTGTGTCCAACACGTTGGCGACTACTTTGGACTCACGGGCTCAAGTCAAGAACATTACATTCAAGAACCCCAAAGCTTCGC AATTCTTCGTTGACGGAACGAGCATTCCTGAGGTGGATTTCGACATTGGTCCAAGTTGGTCTGGCTTGCTTCCCATTTCTTCCGATCCGAATGAAACTCGCAAG TTATTCTTTTGGTTCTTCCCGCCCGGTCCCCAAGGCACACTGGACGATGTTATTTTCTG GACAAACGGTGGCCCGGGCTGCTCTTCTCTCGAAGGGTTTCTGCAGGAGAACGGG CCATTCCAATGGGGTGTCGGTACGGCGAAACCGATTGTCAATGAGCACAGCTGGACGAATTTATCGAGTGTTTTGTGGGTGGAACAACCTGTCGGTACGGGCTTCTCGCAAGGGAAACCAAATATCAGA AACGAAGATGATCTCGCCGAACAGCTGGTCGGATTTTTCAACCAGTTTCTCGATATTTTCTCCGAGCTCAAGGGGAAGAAGTTGTATCTTTCGGGTGAAAGC TATGCTGGGGCTTATGTTCCAT ATATCGCGAACTATATTTACGAGCACCCTACCGAGTTACCTGGATGGGACTTGCAGGGCATCTGGATTGCAGACC CCGTACTCGGTCTCGATGCCTTGCAAGAACAGGTTCCTGCCGTGAACTTTGTCCAGAAATATGAAAACGTTTTTGCGTTCAA CCAATCTTTTATGGCTCAGCTTAATGCCACTGCGGCGTCATGTGGATATACGGACTATCTCAACGAGCATCTTGTTGCCCCGCCTATCGGCCCATTACCCGTCCCAAACTCGAGTCGAAGGTGTGATGTCTGGGACACTATTTTTGATGCGGCATTGGCAGTCAACCCGGCGTTTAATATTTACCGAATCTTCGATACCTTCCCCGTGCTATGGGATGTTCTTGGTTTCCC CGGCTCCTTCGAACAGATTCAACTCCCACCTGTTTATTTCGACCGCGAGGACGTCAAGAAGGCGATACACGCACCTTTAAATGTCACTTGGAGTGAATGTTCGGATATCGACGTCTTCCCTAAAGGCGATGCAAGTGATCCCTCTTCCTGGGTTGTTCTTCCGAATGTTATTGAAAAGAGCAAACGCACGGTCATTGCCCACGGGTTGGCCGATTTCATCTTGATAGCGGAGGG GGCTCGCCTTGTAATCCAGAA TATGACAT GGGGTGGTCTTCAGGGTTTCCAGACCGCAATCAAACGAGACAGTTTTATCGTAGACGGTATGGGAGCTCTTGGAAACGCGCATACCGAGCGAAACCTCACGTATATCGAAGTCGCATTGAGTGGACATAT GATACCGCAGTATTCCCCTCTT GCCGCGTTCCAGAGCATGCAATATCTCATGGGATTCCGCGATTCTGTTTGA